A genomic segment from Desulfurispirillum indicum S5 encodes:
- the argF gene encoding ornithine carbamoyltransferase, whose protein sequence is MKHFLALRDYHKDELTHILNLAFTLKRELKQNIAHPKLAGKTLAMIFEKSSTRTRVSFETGIFQLGGVGLFLSSNDLQMGRGEPIRDTAAVLSRYVDGIMIRTFAHSTVEELARHSSVPVINGLSDLLHPCQAMADVMTMLEHSDKPLEEIKLAYVGDGNNVANSLIYGAASLGYSISIASPKGYEVADHVAQQASTIARSTGAPIHYTHDPAEAIRGADFVYTDVWASMGQEDQQQERLRAFEGFTVTEKLMQLGTPNCKFLHCLPAYRDKEVSAEVCDGPRSIIYDQAENRLHAQKAIMVHLMA, encoded by the coding sequence ATGAAGCACTTTCTGGCACTGCGGGACTACCACAAGGATGAGCTCACCCATATTCTCAACCTGGCCTTCACCCTGAAACGCGAGCTGAAGCAGAATATTGCCCACCCGAAGCTTGCAGGGAAAACCCTGGCCATGATCTTTGAGAAGTCCTCCACCCGCACCAGAGTGTCCTTTGAAACCGGCATATTCCAGTTGGGAGGCGTTGGGCTCTTCCTGAGCTCCAATGACCTGCAGATGGGACGCGGCGAACCGATCCGCGATACCGCTGCGGTGCTTTCGCGCTATGTGGATGGCATCATGATCCGCACCTTTGCCCACTCCACGGTGGAAGAGCTGGCCAGACACTCGAGCGTCCCCGTCATAAACGGTCTCAGTGACCTCCTGCACCCCTGCCAGGCCATGGCCGATGTCATGACCATGCTGGAACACAGTGACAAGCCCCTCGAGGAAATCAAACTGGCCTATGTCGGCGACGGCAACAACGTCGCCAACTCTCTTATTTACGGTGCCGCCAGTTTGGGTTACAGTATCAGCATCGCCTCACCAAAAGGCTACGAAGTGGCTGATCATGTGGCACAGCAAGCCAGCACCATTGCCCGGTCAACGGGAGCGCCCATACACTATACCCACGATCCGGCTGAAGCGATCCGAGGTGCTGACTTCGTCTACACCGACGTGTGGGCCAGCATGGGACAGGAGGACCAACAGCAGGAGCGTCTGCGCGCCTTTGAAGGCTTCACGGTCACGGAAAAGCTCATGCAGCTTGGCACCCCCAACTGCAAGTTTCTCCACTGCCTGCCCGCCTATCGCGACAAGGAAGTCAGCGCCGAAGTCTGTGACGGACCCCGCAGCATTATCTATGACCAGGCGGAAAATCGACTCCACGCCCAGAAAGCCATCATGGTTCACCTGATGGCCTAG
- the ptsP gene encoding phosphoenolpyruvate--protein phosphotransferase: METYYGHSVSSGIALGRLVRLHETDNRIKSIYIASADQQGEWQRFEQARHLARAELQHSAEVISDLLGEAQRLIIEPQIMMLDDNSFVTSVRQSIFQESYSLEYAVEKFRQEVSASFASVEDTYLRERMNDIFTVTRLVVKYAQQQNSNPKEPEDFSYGSEIQGAIVYANDITPSEITLLISSGIVGAVTAKTSALSHTAILCKSMEIPMLTGIEFGEVQDCPVIIDSYRGQFIVNPTPEVEDDFRQRQLRIIQYKTIMVSSSFQRKDTDVQIYGNVEIPAEAIHLAQYQAHGIGLLRSEFMILQMERFPRFEEQLAFYQSILEKCNYLPTTVRTVDIGSDKVASFLHMEHEDNPAMGRRGIRYSLSRPEEFATHLRAILSLAQWTDLRVMFPMVTIPDEVIRARALTEQVLAELRRENPALPASVPIGIMVETPASAMSIGAFVKYIDFISVGTNDLTQYVMASDRTSKGVGHLCNPYHPPILRVLHHIAQTAKKFNIPVNICGETASDIFYLPILHGMGYRSFSVRTPSIPEVRVVLSDLDPARSEHLATRVMESWNVEQVTEQCVEFIQDILPTELLEYVMVNKTC, encoded by the coding sequence GTGGAGACCTACTACGGCCACAGCGTCAGCAGCGGCATTGCCCTGGGGCGGCTGGTGCGGCTGCACGAGACGGACAACCGCATCAAGTCCATCTATATCGCTTCTGCTGACCAGCAGGGCGAGTGGCAGCGTTTTGAACAGGCGCGCCATCTGGCCCGGGCGGAACTGCAGCACAGCGCCGAAGTGATCAGCGATCTGCTGGGGGAAGCTCAGCGCCTGATCATTGAGCCCCAGATCATGATGCTTGATGACAACTCCTTCGTGACATCGGTCAGACAATCCATCTTCCAGGAAAGTTACTCCCTGGAATACGCCGTGGAGAAATTCAGACAGGAGGTCTCAGCCTCCTTTGCCAGTGTGGAAGACACCTATCTGCGTGAGCGCATGAATGACATTTTCACCGTCACCCGCCTTGTGGTGAAATACGCCCAGCAGCAAAACAGCAACCCCAAAGAGCCCGAGGACTTCTCCTACGGCAGTGAAATCCAGGGAGCTATCGTCTACGCCAACGACATCACCCCCAGTGAAATCACCCTGCTGATCTCATCGGGCATTGTCGGCGCCGTCACGGCCAAGACATCGGCCCTCAGCCATACGGCCATTCTCTGCAAGAGCATGGAAATTCCCATGCTCACCGGCATTGAGTTCGGCGAAGTGCAGGACTGCCCCGTTATCATCGACTCCTACCGGGGACAGTTCATCGTCAATCCCACGCCAGAGGTGGAAGATGACTTTCGCCAGCGGCAGCTGCGCATTATCCAGTACAAAACCATCATGGTCTCTTCGTCCTTTCAGCGTAAAGACACCGACGTGCAGATTTACGGAAACGTGGAGATCCCGGCTGAAGCCATCCACCTCGCCCAGTATCAGGCCCACGGAATCGGCCTGCTGCGCAGCGAGTTCATGATCCTCCAGATGGAGCGCTTTCCCCGCTTTGAGGAGCAGCTGGCCTTTTATCAGTCCATCCTGGAAAAGTGCAACTACCTCCCCACCACCGTGCGTACCGTGGACATAGGGTCTGATAAGGTCGCCTCATTCCTGCATATGGAGCACGAAGACAACCCGGCCATGGGCCGTCGCGGTATCCGCTACAGCCTCAGCAGGCCCGAGGAATTCGCCACCCACCTCAGGGCGATTCTCTCGCTGGCCCAGTGGACTGACCTCAGAGTCATGTTCCCCATGGTCACCATCCCCGATGAAGTCATCCGCGCACGGGCCCTGACAGAACAGGTGCTGGCGGAACTGCGCCGGGAGAATCCCGCCCTGCCCGCCTCCGTGCCCATCGGCATCATGGTGGAGACCCCCGCCAGCGCCATGAGCATTGGTGCCTTTGTCAAGTACATCGACTTTATCAGCGTCGGCACCAACGACCTCACCCAGTATGTCATGGCCAGCGATCGCACCAGCAAAGGGGTGGGGCACCTGTGCAATCCCTACCACCCCCCCATACTGCGGGTGCTGCACCACATTGCCCAGACCGCAAAAAAATTCAACATACCCGTCAACATTTGCGGCGAAACCGCTTCTGATATATTTTACTTGCCTATTCTCCACGGAATGGGGTACAGGTCTTTCAGCGTTCGCACCCCCTCTATTCCCGAAGTGCGTGTCGTGCTTTCGGATCTCGATCCCGCCCGCAGCGAGCACCTGGCGACCCGTGTCATGGAGAGCTGGAACGTGGAACAGGTCACTGAACAATGTGTTGAATTTATTCAGGATATACTGCCAACAGAACTTCTCGAATACGTCATGGTGAACAAAACATGCTAG
- the amrA gene encoding AmmeMemoRadiSam system protein A, with translation MSSHLGSLPHHQQQEMLQLVRDTIGQELKLVSPKAHYDIPAMESGLFVTLTLEGQLRGCIGTFLPQPLRENLTSMACAAAFGDYRFKPLQATEFEMIAIEVTVLAPPKPVGIDDIVVGRHGLMVSLGSQRGVLLPQVAIEHQWSREEFLSFTCIKAGLPKEAYRSPDCTIEAVEAFIIKDVTG, from the coding sequence ATGTCTTCACACCTCGGCAGTCTGCCCCACCACCAGCAGCAGGAGATGCTGCAGCTGGTGCGCGACACCATCGGCCAGGAGCTCAAACTCGTGAGCCCAAAGGCACACTATGATATCCCGGCCATGGAAAGCGGTCTCTTCGTGACCCTCACCCTGGAGGGTCAGCTGCGCGGCTGCATAGGTACTTTTTTGCCACAGCCACTGCGAGAGAACCTCACCTCCATGGCCTGCGCGGCGGCTTTCGGCGACTATCGCTTCAAGCCGCTCCAGGCCACGGAATTTGAGATGATCGCCATTGAAGTAACGGTTCTGGCTCCACCAAAGCCCGTAGGCATTGATGACATCGTTGTCGGTCGCCACGGCCTCATGGTATCCCTTGGCTCTCAGCGCGGGGTTCTGCTGCCCCAGGTCGCCATAGAGCACCAGTGGAGCCGTGAGGAGTTCCTCAGCTTTACCTGCATCAAGGCTGGACTGCCCAAGGAGGCCTACCGCAGTCCCGACTGCACCATTGAAGCCGTTGAAGCCTTTATTATAAAGGATGTAACGGGGTGA
- a CDS encoding aspartate aminotransferase family protein gives MLETHLINNYKRMDIAFEQGSNYTLTDTSGKSYIDLLAGIAVVNVGHSNPHVIRSVQEQLPRLVHTSNIFRIPLQEALATRITELSFPCKGFFCNSGAEANEAAVKLARLYSFNKRGADNFKIITLLRSFHGRTMAGISATGQEKVKLGFNPLLNGFEHVEPNDMEAMAKAARGAAAILVELVQGESGVHPLDRGYVRELRQFCSDNDILLMLDEVQTGIGRTGKMFAFQNYDIEPDVFTIAKGLGNGFPIGAMFAKEPFASHMVPGTHGSTFGGNPLCCSAAMGVLDAFETDGILEHVQHMEAHLRELCEAMLGRGTIMSYRGLGLMYALELPGEMPDLVKACLQNGLIINQTSPSTIRLLPPLTIDRQGLSQGLEILENTIRNLT, from the coding sequence ATGCTAGAAACTCATCTCATCAACAACTACAAGCGTATGGACATTGCCTTTGAACAGGGAAGCAATTACACCCTCACGGACACCAGCGGTAAGTCCTATATCGACCTGCTGGCCGGCATTGCTGTTGTCAACGTAGGTCACAGCAACCCCCACGTCATACGCAGCGTCCAGGAACAGCTTCCACGACTGGTACACACCTCCAATATATTCAGGATTCCCCTCCAGGAAGCCCTGGCTACACGCATCACCGAGCTGAGCTTCCCCTGCAAGGGTTTTTTCTGCAACTCCGGCGCCGAGGCCAATGAGGCAGCCGTCAAGCTGGCGCGCCTGTACTCCTTCAACAAGCGCGGAGCTGATAACTTCAAGATCATCACCCTGCTGCGCTCTTTTCACGGCCGCACCATGGCAGGCATCTCGGCCACGGGCCAGGAAAAGGTCAAACTGGGATTCAACCCTCTGCTCAACGGCTTTGAACACGTGGAGCCCAACGACATGGAAGCCATGGCCAAAGCGGCTCGTGGTGCCGCCGCCATACTGGTGGAACTGGTGCAGGGTGAAAGCGGAGTCCACCCCCTCGACAGAGGCTATGTTCGAGAGCTGCGCCAGTTCTGCTCTGATAATGATATCCTGCTGATGCTCGACGAAGTGCAGACCGGCATCGGTCGTACCGGAAAAATGTTTGCTTTTCAGAACTACGACATCGAACCCGATGTCTTCACCATCGCCAAAGGCCTTGGCAATGGCTTTCCCATCGGCGCCATGTTTGCCAAAGAACCCTTTGCCTCCCACATGGTTCCCGGAACCCACGGCTCCACCTTCGGCGGCAATCCCCTGTGCTGCAGCGCTGCCATGGGAGTGCTGGACGCCTTTGAAACCGACGGCATTCTGGAGCATGTGCAGCACATGGAAGCCCACCTGCGCGAACTTTGCGAAGCCATGCTCGGACGCGGCACCATTATGTCCTATCGCGGCCTCGGCCTGATGTACGCCCTGGAACTGCCCGGCGAAATGCCTGATCTGGTCAAGGCATGCCTGCAAAACGGCCTGATCATCAACCAGACCTCACCCTCCACCATCCGACTGCTGCCCCCCCTGACCATTGACCGGCAAGGTCTTTCCCAGGGGCTTGAAATCCTGGAAAACACCATAAGGAACCTTACATGA
- a CDS encoding PTS sugar transporter subunit IIB, producing MKKSSFIRLDERLVHGQVVHGWLRHLKARTIVVVDSRVAVDPLRQQIYRSAVPRGIDVQFMTPPQCEEVIDTLDETLFLFSSVEQMEEVLQQHPVQEINIGCMQKKSSRQQEFNSIYISDDELDRLRNLKATGAVIVFQKVPGEKKFIL from the coding sequence TTGAAGAAATCTAGTTTTATCCGCCTTGATGAACGGCTGGTCCATGGCCAGGTCGTACACGGCTGGCTGAGGCACCTGAAAGCCCGCACTATTGTCGTCGTGGACAGCCGGGTTGCGGTGGATCCTCTGCGACAGCAGATTTACCGCAGCGCGGTACCACGGGGCATTGACGTACAGTTCATGACACCGCCGCAGTGCGAAGAGGTCATCGACACCCTCGACGAAACCCTCTTTCTCTTCTCTTCCGTGGAGCAGATGGAAGAAGTGCTGCAGCAACACCCCGTCCAGGAAATAAATATCGGCTGCATGCAGAAGAAGAGCAGCCGTCAACAGGAGTTTAACTCCATCTATATCTCGGACGACGAACTCGACCGTCTGCGCAACCTCAAGGCAACGGGCGCGGTGATTGTCTTCCAGAAAGTTCCAGGAGAGAAAAAATTTATACTCTGA
- a CDS encoding argininosuccinate synthase, whose protein sequence is MSKKTSVNKVVLAYSGGLDTSVILKWLIKEYDCEVIAFTADLGQEEELDSVKPKALKTGASKVYIEDLRDEFARDFIYPMMRSSCVYEGRYLLGTSIARPLITKGMMDIVARESADAISHGATGKGNDQVRFELAAYHYDPSIKVIAPWREWDLNSRDALVKFAKDNDIEIPPAKKSPYSRDRNLMHISHEGNNLEDPWWEPDEDVYVLTVSPEKAPDKPTWLEIDFQHGNAVAINGKAMSPLEIFQYLNKVGGANGVGRLDLLENRYVGMKSRGVYETPGGTIYHAAHRGMEELTMDREVMNLRDSLIPRYAAMVYNGYWFSPEREALQALIDETQKTVNGTVRMKIYKGNVSVTGRKSATDSLFDANISTFEEDHQVYNQADAEGFIKLNALRLKIRSKLYGKKK, encoded by the coding sequence ATGTCGAAAAAAACCAGCGTGAACAAAGTTGTCCTGGCATACAGCGGCGGCCTTGACACCAGTGTCATTCTCAAATGGCTCATCAAGGAATACGACTGCGAGGTCATCGCCTTTACCGCCGACCTCGGCCAGGAAGAGGAGCTGGACTCCGTCAAACCCAAGGCCCTGAAGACAGGCGCGTCCAAGGTGTACATCGAAGACCTGCGCGACGAGTTCGCCCGCGACTTCATCTACCCCATGATGCGCTCCAGCTGTGTCTATGAAGGCCGCTATCTGCTGGGAACATCCATCGCCCGTCCCCTGATCACCAAGGGCATGATGGATATTGTCGCCCGCGAAAGCGCCGATGCCATCAGCCATGGCGCCACCGGCAAGGGCAATGACCAGGTACGCTTCGAGCTGGCCGCCTACCACTACGACCCGTCCATCAAGGTCATCGCCCCCTGGCGCGAATGGGATCTCAACTCCCGCGACGCCCTGGTGAAATTCGCCAAAGACAATGATATCGAAATACCACCAGCCAAGAAATCCCCCTACTCGCGGGACCGCAACCTGATGCATATCTCCCACGAGGGTAATAATCTGGAAGATCCATGGTGGGAACCCGACGAGGATGTCTACGTCCTGACCGTCTCCCCGGAAAAAGCCCCTGACAAGCCAACCTGGCTGGAGATTGACTTCCAGCACGGCAACGCGGTGGCCATTAACGGCAAAGCCATGTCACCCCTGGAGATATTCCAGTACCTCAACAAAGTCGGCGGCGCCAACGGTGTGGGACGGCTGGATCTGCTGGAAAACCGCTATGTGGGCATGAAGTCCCGTGGCGTCTATGAAACTCCCGGCGGCACCATCTACCACGCAGCCCATCGCGGCATGGAAGAACTCACCATGGACCGCGAAGTCATGAACCTGCGCGACTCCCTGATCCCCCGCTATGCCGCCATGGTCTATAACGGCTACTGGTTCTCCCCCGAGCGCGAAGCGCTGCAGGCGCTCATCGACGAGACCCAGAAGACCGTCAACGGCACCGTCCGCATGAAAATCTATAAGGGCAACGTCAGCGTCACCGGCCGCAAGTCGGCCACAGACTCCCTGTTTGACGCCAACATCTCCACCTTCGAAGAAGACCATCAGGTCTACAATCAGGCTGACGCGGAGGGCTTTATCAAGCTCAACGCCCTGCGCCTGAAAATCCGCAGCAAGCTGTACGGGAAAAAGAAGTAA
- a CDS encoding PTS sugar transporter subunit IIA has protein sequence MIGIILATHGNLAHELLETAQSIIGPQEHVKLLSIDFQHDVDTIFTQYEDCLKDVNQGEGVLILTDMFGGTPSNISLSYLNTANIEVLTGVNLPMLIKVLTSRAEAPTPTALAKMAKTDAIDGIVIASEVMRQKVEEI, from the coding sequence ATGATAGGTATTATTCTCGCCACCCACGGCAACCTGGCCCACGAGCTCCTGGAAACGGCCCAGTCAATCATCGGCCCCCAGGAGCATGTCAAGCTCCTGAGCATTGACTTCCAGCACGATGTAGACACCATTTTCACCCAGTACGAAGATTGCCTCAAAGATGTCAATCAGGGTGAAGGCGTCCTGATACTCACGGACATGTTTGGCGGCACTCCATCCAATATATCTCTTTCGTATCTGAATACTGCCAATATTGAAGTGCTGACCGGAGTGAATCTGCCCATGCTGATCAAGGTTCTCACCTCCCGCGCCGAGGCTCCCACCCCTACCGCCCTGGCAAAGATGGCAAAAACCGATGCCATCGACGGCATTGTCATTGCGTCGGAAGTCATGAGGCAAAAAGTTGAAGAAATCTAG
- a CDS encoding PTS system mannose/fructose/sorbose family transporter subunit IID yields MKALSLLRVAWRLLFIQSSWNFNNMQGIGVFYAAYPELSRLKMPVKGMRHFARYFNTNPYMAGVVIGVALNYEIQRGEHLSSEYKNTLASFFGAIGDAFFWATFRPAVFALGVTMYFIEPLRPLCLWVPIILYLAVTLTARFYGFYLGYVHGMSVVQKIQPGLLHLCIDGLKNSHYILAGILFTLIMYQVFLHFAPFYMGIAIVFLICNLIFFHFMRVNVFIILISIFMFIIEFFRQSV; encoded by the coding sequence ATGAAGGCGCTGTCACTGCTGCGGGTTGCCTGGCGCCTGCTCTTCATCCAGAGCTCGTGGAATTTCAATAACATGCAGGGCATCGGGGTTTTCTACGCCGCCTACCCTGAGCTTTCACGTCTGAAAATGCCCGTCAAGGGCATGCGCCACTTCGCCCGCTACTTCAATACCAACCCGTACATGGCAGGGGTCGTCATCGGCGTGGCGCTGAACTACGAAATCCAGCGCGGCGAACACCTCAGCAGTGAGTACAAAAACACCCTGGCCAGCTTCTTCGGCGCCATTGGAGACGCCTTTTTCTGGGCCACCTTCCGCCCGGCCGTCTTTGCCCTGGGGGTCACCATGTACTTCATTGAGCCCCTGCGCCCCCTCTGCCTGTGGGTTCCCATAATTCTCTACCTGGCGGTAACACTCACCGCCCGCTTCTACGGTTTTTACCTGGGCTATGTCCACGGCATGTCCGTGGTGCAGAAAATCCAGCCAGGCCTGCTGCATCTCTGTATCGACGGACTCAAGAACAGTCATTATATCCTTGCCGGAATCCTGTTCACGCTCATCATGTACCAGGTGTTTCTGCACTTTGCACCCTTCTACATGGGAATTGCCATAGTGTTTCTTATCTGCAATCTGATTTTTTTTCACTTCATGCGGGTAAATGTTTTTATTATTCTGATTTCCATTTTTATGTTTATAATCGAATTTTTCAGGCAGAGCGTATGA
- the rapZ gene encoding RNase adapter RapZ, whose protein sequence is MELVFIAGQSGAGKTAAAAVLEDLGYYRVDNIPLTMVEALIDELRKSSFERICVVIGGYQLTSRQLDLQQYFMELSRKGIRVRSLFLCADDEELIRRFNITRRAHPFSGELASALKEEKDSIYRWSEFFELVIDTTSLSIHQLKEKLVVLFAKGQTPRRLTISFVSFGFKYGIYKGADNVVDVRFLPNPHFVAALKEKTGLQQDVYDYVMEAPLTGEFLTLWQQVFDSLFRWYIQEGKSYATIAFGCTGGKHRSVSLARYWSEYYQQRDDYHVFVYHRDISHP, encoded by the coding sequence ATGGAGCTTGTATTTATTGCCGGACAGAGTGGCGCGGGGAAAACCGCTGCCGCCGCTGTCCTTGAGGATCTGGGGTACTACCGTGTCGACAATATTCCCCTGACCATGGTGGAAGCCCTCATCGATGAGCTGCGCAAGAGCTCCTTCGAACGGATCTGCGTTGTCATCGGCGGCTACCAGCTCACTTCACGCCAGCTGGATCTGCAGCAGTACTTCATGGAGCTCTCCCGCAAAGGCATCCGCGTCCGCTCGCTCTTCCTGTGTGCCGACGACGAGGAACTGATTCGCCGCTTCAACATCACCAGACGCGCCCACCCCTTTTCCGGAGAGCTGGCCAGTGCTTTGAAGGAGGAAAAGGACAGCATTTACCGCTGGTCAGAGTTCTTTGAACTGGTCATCGACACCACCAGCCTGAGCATTCACCAACTTAAGGAGAAGCTCGTGGTGCTCTTTGCCAAAGGGCAAACCCCGCGGCGCCTGACCATATCCTTTGTTTCCTTTGGTTTTAAATATGGTATATACAAAGGAGCTGATAATGTGGTGGACGTCCGTTTTCTTCCCAACCCGCACTTTGTGGCGGCACTCAAAGAAAAAACGGGCCTGCAGCAGGATGTCTACGACTACGTCATGGAGGCGCCCCTGACCGGAGAGTTCCTGACCCTCTGGCAACAGGTCTTTGACTCTCTTTTCCGCTGGTATATCCAGGAAGGAAAGTCCTACGCCACCATCGCCTTTGGCTGTACCGGCGGCAAACACCGCAGTGTTTCCCTGGCCCGCTACTGGTCGGAGTACTACCAGCAGCGCGACGATTACCATGTTTTCGTTTACCACAGGGATATTTCTCACCCCTGA
- the hprK gene encoding HPr(Ser) kinase/phosphatase produces MLTVADFYEHNRNILGLRILVAANFSATILQPRIQKSGLALTGYTEFVHEDRIQIFGQTEMGYLGSIGRAEATRKLESFLTFPFPAVLITHHPQPIEPWMLELFTRHGVALLQTVQTSSHVIATVTRYLEFELAEQTTLHGGMMDIFGVGMLITGESGIGKSECCLDLITSGHRLVADDVVLVKNISGELVAFSNNELEHHMEVRGLGIINIKDIFGAASVRRRKKVELIIELQSWERQNAAQLERLGDTRSFRHVLDIDIPVVCLPVTPGRNIAKILEVLARNTILQNMGYQTVETFMSKLHNRIQSKTADGSTGGA; encoded by the coding sequence ATGCTGACGGTAGCCGACTTCTATGAACATAACCGCAATATCCTGGGTCTCAGGATTCTGGTGGCAGCGAATTTTTCCGCCACGATACTCCAGCCACGTATCCAGAAAAGCGGCCTGGCACTGACCGGGTACACCGAATTCGTTCACGAAGACCGCATCCAGATCTTCGGCCAGACCGAGATGGGCTACCTGGGCTCAATAGGCCGCGCCGAAGCGACCCGCAAACTGGAGTCCTTCCTGACCTTCCCCTTTCCGGCGGTGCTCATCACACACCATCCCCAGCCTATCGAACCCTGGATGCTGGAACTTTTCACCAGACATGGAGTCGCCCTGCTGCAGACCGTGCAGACCTCCAGTCACGTCATCGCCACGGTCACTCGCTATCTTGAGTTTGAGCTGGCGGAGCAGACAACCCTCCACGGTGGCATGATGGATATATTCGGCGTCGGAATGCTGATTACCGGGGAGAGCGGCATCGGCAAAAGCGAATGCTGCCTGGACCTGATCACCAGTGGTCACCGCCTGGTGGCCGACGATGTGGTTCTGGTAAAAAATATCTCCGGCGAACTGGTGGCCTTTTCCAACAATGAGCTGGAGCACCATATGGAGGTTCGTGGACTGGGCATCATCAATATCAAGGATATTTTCGGCGCGGCCAGCGTGCGTCGGCGCAAAAAAGTGGAGCTGATCATTGAGCTGCAAAGCTGGGAGCGCCAGAATGCCGCTCAACTGGAGCGACTGGGAGATACCAGGAGTTTTCGCCATGTTCTCGACATCGACATTCCCGTGGTCTGCCTTCCGGTGACTCCGGGAAGGAACATCGCCAAAATTCTTGAGGTGCTGGCACGGAACACCATTCTGCAAAACATGGGATATCAGACGGTTGAAACTTTCATGAGCAAACTGCATAATCGAATCCAGTCCAAAACCGCAGACGGCAGTACGGGAGGCGCGTAG
- a CDS encoding HPr family phosphocarrier protein — translation MSMQAKKTLKIQNRLGLHARAAAKLVRVTTAYECSINLTYQDKSVNAKSILGLLMLAAPLGSEVLIEADGSDAHQAVDALEDLFTRRFDEE, via the coding sequence ATGAGTATGCAAGCAAAAAAGACACTGAAAATCCAGAACCGGCTGGGTCTGCACGCTCGTGCGGCCGCCAAACTGGTGCGAGTCACAACCGCTTATGAGTGCAGCATCAATCTGACCTACCAGGACAAGAGCGTAAACGCCAAAAGTATCCTCGGCCTTCTTATGCTGGCGGCGCCCTTGGGCAGCGAAGTGCTCATCGAAGCTGACGGAAGCGATGCTCACCAGGCGGTGGATGCTCTGGAGGACCTCTTTACAAGACGATTCGACGAGGAGTAA
- a CDS encoding PTS sugar transporter subunit IIC, whose amino-acid sequence MTGAFALIESDRYAFGQFGICQPLIACTLTGWIMGDWATGLLLGAAFQLLWITFIPVGASMYTNESVVTAAIAAFAASVGEVRPEVLMILFLLCIPVTVVAMKMDYLARSANGVFANYAKQGILSAHYSMAQRFHLVGIPLNWLNGILIGWTVLIGLSLIHDMAGHLLLKHGLESGLALQWKLLPLIGILFLAHDSFRDYRSYIYFLAGCLIGGGIIALGLMA is encoded by the coding sequence CTGACAGGCGCCTTCGCCCTTATAGAATCAGACCGCTATGCCTTCGGACAGTTTGGCATATGCCAGCCCCTGATCGCCTGCACCCTTACCGGCTGGATCATGGGCGACTGGGCCACCGGGCTGCTGTTGGGTGCCGCCTTTCAGCTCCTGTGGATAACCTTTATCCCCGTGGGCGCCAGCATGTACACCAACGAGTCCGTGGTGACAGCGGCCATCGCTGCTTTTGCAGCCTCCGTGGGAGAGGTGCGGCCAGAGGTACTGATGATCCTCTTTCTCCTGTGCATTCCCGTTACCGTAGTTGCCATGAAAATGGACTACCTGGCCCGCAGCGCCAATGGAGTCTTTGCCAACTACGCCAAGCAGGGAATCCTCAGCGCCCACTACTCCATGGCCCAACGCTTTCACCTGGTGGGAATCCCCCTGAACTGGCTCAACGGAATTCTGATTGGCTGGACTGTTTTGATCGGCCTGTCCCTGATCCACGATATGGCGGGACACCTGCTCCTGAAGCATGGCCTGGAAAGCGGATTGGCCCTGCAGTGGAAGCTGCTGCCACTGATCGGCATTCTCTTCCTGGCCCATGACAGCTTCCGCGACTACCGCTCCTATATCTACTTCCTGGCCGGCTGCCTCATCGGCGGCGGCATCATCGCCCTGGGGCTGATGGCATGA